A single window of Syntrophobacterales bacterium DNA harbors:
- a CDS encoding ArsA family ATPase has product MNLQAPKTITSIQLFTGKGGVGKTTLSTACALGYAQTRRTLLLSTDPAGSLGEIFGRDFQEQAVTVAPNLDVVELSRQAVLKLWHEKFADDIFTVLSAFLPVERDILDYIEGAPGIDEEFMLSYLLDVQQSGKYDIIIWDAAPTSTTLKLLELQKLFYAHLTDAQKIYLKFKGLFKDANPLELIGQWRQLTQDVITMLKNETSAWIVANPERLPVEQALLIAAALADFGINVNGYIMNKLLAEEVCEGSDFLEKKFRAQQRWRENLASRARLPIIQVRELTGDLTNPEELLLLSKKLDISSFP; this is encoded by the coding sequence ATGAACCTTCAAGCCCCCAAAACAATAACATCCATCCAGCTTTTCACCGGCAAGGGAGGGGTCGGAAAAACAACCCTTTCGACCGCCTGCGCCCTCGGTTACGCGCAAACGAGACGCACGCTGCTGCTTTCCACCGACCCGGCTGGATCTTTGGGAGAGATATTCGGCCGTGATTTCCAGGAGCAGGCTGTAACGGTGGCGCCAAATCTGGACGTCGTCGAGCTTTCCCGCCAGGCTGTGCTTAAACTCTGGCACGAAAAATTCGCCGACGACATCTTTACCGTCCTTTCCGCGTTTTTGCCGGTGGAGAGGGACATCCTCGACTATATCGAAGGTGCGCCCGGCATTGACGAGGAATTCATGCTCTCCTATCTGCTGGACGTTCAGCAGTCCGGAAAATATGACATCATTATCTGGGATGCGGCCCCGACTTCGACCACGCTGAAGCTGCTGGAGCTGCAAAAGCTGTTCTATGCGCACCTGACCGACGCGCAGAAGATTTACCTGAAGTTCAAGGGCCTGTTCAAAGACGCCAACCCGCTGGAACTTATCGGCCAATGGCGGCAATTGACGCAGGATGTAATCACGATGCTCAAAAACGAGACATCCGCCTGGATCGTTGCGAACCCGGAGCGCCTGCCGGTAGAACAGGCGCTGTTGATCGCCGCGGCGCTGGCGGATTTCGGCATCAATGTTAATGGCTACATCATGAACAAGCTTCTTGCTGAAGAGGTCTGCGAAGGTTCCGATTTTCTGGAAAAGAAGTTCCGCGCCCAGCAGCGCTGGCGGGAAAATCTGGCCTCGCGCGCCCGCTTGCCGATTATCCAGGTTAGAGAATTGACAGGTGATTTGACCAATCCGGAAGAACTGCTTTTACTTTCGAAAAAACTGGACATCTCATCTTTCCCATGA
- a CDS encoding pyridoxal phosphate-dependent aminotransferase produces the protein MINTIAKRAQDIPPFIVMDVLEEAQRMERSGTDIIHLEVGEPDFDTPDCIKEAGLRAMRDGQTHYTHSLGLLELREAICEHYLARYGVAISPDQVLVASGTSPAMMVLFSTLLEQGNEVIISDPHYPCYPNMISFFGGSPVNVPVYEEDGFQLSADAIRGKMTDKTRLIMINSPSNPTGNILGEKRMTEIAALGIPVISDEIYHGLVYEGKERSILEFTDNAFVLNGFSKAYAMTGWRLGYLIVPPAYVRPMQKIIQNLFISANAFVQWAGVAALREAGPEVTRMREIYDQRRKYITGRLSEMGLGIRVAPTGAFYILGNIKKYSNDSYKMAFDILKRAHVGVAPGIDFGQNCEGYLRFSYANSVENIRAGMHRLQKYLGEQS, from the coding sequence ATGATAAATACAATCGCAAAAAGGGCACAGGACATCCCTCCGTTCATCGTCATGGATGTACTCGAGGAAGCGCAGCGGATGGAGAGAAGCGGGACGGATATAATTCATCTCGAAGTCGGCGAACCGGATTTCGACACGCCGGACTGCATAAAAGAGGCGGGCCTGCGCGCGATGCGCGACGGGCAGACCCACTACACCCACAGCCTGGGACTCCTCGAACTCCGGGAGGCAATCTGCGAACATTATCTGGCAAGATACGGGGTTGCCATTTCACCCGACCAGGTGCTGGTCGCCTCCGGCACCTCGCCGGCAATGATGGTGCTTTTTTCGACCCTGCTCGAGCAGGGAAACGAGGTCATCATCTCTGACCCGCATTATCCCTGCTATCCGAACATGATCAGTTTCTTTGGCGGCTCGCCTGTCAACGTGCCGGTTTACGAAGAGGACGGCTTTCAACTGTCAGCCGACGCGATCCGGGGAAAAATGACAGACAAAACCCGCCTGATAATGATTAACTCCCCTTCCAACCCGACGGGCAACATCCTCGGCGAAAAACGGATGACCGAGATCGCCGCCCTCGGCATTCCGGTCATCTCCGATGAGATCTATCACGGTCTCGTTTATGAGGGCAAAGAGCGCAGCATCCTGGAATTTACCGATAATGCGTTCGTTTTGAACGGTTTCTCGAAGGCCTACGCGATGACCGGCTGGCGGCTCGGCTATCTGATTGTCCCCCCGGCTTATGTGCGGCCAATGCAGAAAATCATCCAGAATCTCTTCATCTCCGCCAACGCCTTCGTCCAGTGGGCCGGGGTTGCCGCCTTGCGCGAGGCGGGGCCGGAGGTAACCCGGATGAGGGAAATATATGATCAGCGCCGCAAATATATAACCGGCAGACTCTCCGAGATGGGGCTCGGCATCCGCGTGGCGCCGACCGGCGCCTTCTATATTCTCGGAAACATCAAGAAATATTCCAATGACTCGTACAAGATGGCCTTCGATATCCTGAAGCGGGCCCACGTCGGCGTCGCCCCCGGGATCGATTTCGGTCAAAACTGCGAGGGTTATTTGCGCTTTTCCTACGCCAACTCCGTAGAGAACATCCGCGCCGGGATGCACCGGCTCCAGAAATATCTGGGGGAGCAGTCCTGA